A genomic stretch from Falco naumanni isolate bFalNau1 chromosome 6, bFalNau1.pat, whole genome shotgun sequence includes:
- the GINM1 gene encoding glycoprotein integral membrane protein 1, translating to MEAALGRRELLPLLLSLAAALLGPAAPLQLGQETIRVNVMMLKTNGEFHKGQVVFNITYVNGQVYLNDFPMKSGVAHITCQTVILENGNLNNLPDQQRLGTVSVRIMVHEWPLASSSDLQLIVIQEEITEIDGKQVQQEEVTEIDILVKDLRVLRHSNYTVPLKESMLYSIPRDNDVLFTLPNLSGKDIQDPLQTTSQYLIRQVETTVDEETLPGKLPETPLRVEPPSSYKVMCQWVEDLRKGLCRFWFRSLPIFFSLMEVIVVGVVGAALILKVLKVIFPSYENKGIVLLDQVSSVPVITISLPSDLPDRKNNLDKKACT from the exons GAAACGATCAGAGTCAATGTTATGATGTTGAAAACCAATGGAGAATTTCACAAAGGACAG GTTGTTTTTAATATCACCTATGTTAATGGACAGGTATATCTAAATGATTTTCCTATGAAAAGCGGGGTTGCCCACATAACATGTCAAACAGTCATAT TGGAGAATGGAAATTTGAATAACTTACCAGATCAGCAGCGCCTGGGAACTGTCAGTGTTCGCATCATGGTTCACGAGTGGCCTTTGGCATCCAGTTCTGATTTGCAGCTGATTGTCATTCaggaagaaatcacagaaattgatggaaaacag GTTCAGCAGGAAGAAGTAACAGAAATAGATATTTTAGTAAAGGACCTGAGAGTACTTAGACATTCAAACTACACTGTCCCTTTGAAAGAGAGCATGCTGTATTCCATCCCAAGGGACAACGATGTGTTATTTACACTTCCCAACCTCTCTGGAAAAG atatTCAAGATCCACTGCAAACTACCAGTCAGTACCTCATCCGGCAAGTAGAAACTACGGTAGATGAAGAGACATTACCTGGCAAGTTACCAGAGACACCTCTTAGGGTGGAACCTCCATCTTCTTACAAg GTGATGTGCCAGTGGGTGGAAGACTTGAGAAAAGGGTTGTGCAGATTCTGGTTTCGATCTTTACCTATCTTCTTTAGTTTGATGGAAGTCATTGTAGTTGGAGTCGTTGGAGCAGCTCTTATTCTTAAAGTCTTAAAGGTGATTTTCCCTTCCTATGAAAACAA AGGCATCGTTCTCCTGGATCAAGTCAGCTCTGTACCTGTGATTACCATCAGCTTGCCTTCAGATCTTccagacaggaaaaataatttagacaAGAAAGCATGTACTTAa
- the KATNA1 gene encoding katanin p60 ATPase-containing subunit A1: protein MLNMSLVMISENVKLAREYALLGNYDSAMVYYQGVLDQMNKYLYSVRDTYLQQKWQQVWQEISVEAKHVKDIMKTLESFKLDSTPLKASQQELPAHDAEVWSLPVPAERRPSPGPRKRQSAQCSDCRGHNNRVSAAVRGPHRPSSRNPNDKGKAVRSREKKDQQNKGREEKNKSTSEISESEPKKFDSAGYDKDLVEALERDIISQNPNIRWDDIADLVEAKKLLKEAVVLPMWMPEFFKGIRRPWKGVLMVGPPGTGKTLLAKAVATECKTTFFNVSSSTLTSKYRGESEKLVRLLFEMARFYAPTTIFIDEIDSICSRRGTSEEHEASRRVKAELLVQMDGVGGATENDDPSKMVMVLAATNFPWDIDEALRRRLEKRIYIPLPSAKGREELLRINLRELELADDVDLANIAEKMEGYSGADITNVCRDASLMAMRRRIEGLTPEEIRNLSRDEMHMPTTMEDFEIALKKVSKSVSAADIEKYEKWIVEFGSC from the exons atgtTGAACATGAGCCTTGTTATGATCAGTGAGAATGTAAAGCTGGCCCGTGAATATGCCTTACTTGGAAATTATGACTCTGCGATGGTCTACTATCAGGGAGTTCTTGACCAAATGAATAAATATCTCTACTCTGTCAGAGATACGTATCTGCAACAGAAATGGCAACAG gtttGGCAGGAGATAAGTGTGGAAGCTAAGCATGTGAAAGACATAATGAAAACACTAGAGAGTTTTAAACTAGACAGCACTCCGTTGAAAGCTTCACAACAAGAATTACCAGCTCATGATGCAGAAGTCTGGTCTTTGCCAGTACCTGCTGAGCGTAG ACCTTCGCCAGGACCCAGAAAACGTCAATCTGCTCAGTGCAGTGATTGCAGAGGTCACAATAATCGTGTAAGTGCAGCTGTCAGAGGCCCTCACCGTCCATCCTCTCGAAATCCCAATGATAAAGGGAAAGCGGTCCGCAGCCGGGAAAAAAAGGATcagcaaaataaaggaagagaggaaaag AACAAATCCACATCTGAGATTTCAGAGTCTGAACCAAAGAAATTTGATAGTGCCGGATATGATAAAGATTTAGTGGAAGCTTTGGAAAGAGATATCATTTCTCAGAATCCCAACATTCGATG GGATGACATTGCTGATTTAGTAGAAGCCAAAAAGCTGCTTAAGGAAGCTGTAGTTTTACCGATGTGGATGCCAGAGTTTTTTAAGGGAATTAGAAGACCATGGAAG gGTGTGCTGATGGTTGGTCCTCCTGGTACTGGAAAGACCCTCCTGGCAAAAGCTGTCGCCACTGAATGCAAGACTACTTTTTTCAATGTTTCTTCTTCCACACTTACCTCAAAATACAGAGGAGAATCTGAGAAACTTGTTCGTCTGCTGTTTGAAATG gCTCGATTTTATGCCCCGACAACTATATTTATTGATGAGATTGACTCTATCTGTAGTCGCAGGGGAACTTCAGAGGAGCATGAAGCTAGCAGACGtgtgaaggcagagctgctaGTTCAAATGGATG GTGTTGGAGGGGCTACTGAAAATGATGATCCTTCCAAGATGGTCATGGTACTTGCTGCTACTAATTTTCCTTGGGATATCGATGAAGCCCTAAGACGGAGACtagaaaaaagaatttacatTCCTTTACCATCAG CAAAAGGTAGAGAGGAACTCCTGAGAATAAATCTGCGAGAACTGGAACTGGCTGATGACGTTGACCTTGCAAATATAGCTGAGAAAATGGAGGGTTATTCCGGTGCAGACATTACCAACGTGTGCAG AGATGCATCGTTGATGGCTATGAGAAGGCGTATTGAAGGGTTGACAccagaagaaataagaaatcttTCCCGAGATGAAATGCACATGCCAACAACTATGGAAGACTTTGAAATAGCTTTGAAGAAAGTTTCTAAATCGGTATCTGCTGCGGACATTGAGAAATACGAGAAATGGATAGTTGAATTTGGATCATGCTGA